In a single window of the Mesoplodon densirostris isolate mMesDen1 chromosome 18, mMesDen1 primary haplotype, whole genome shotgun sequence genome:
- the GID4 gene encoding glucose-induced degradation protein 4 homolog, whose translation MPVRTECPPPAGASAASAASLIPPPPINTQQPGVATSLLYSGSKFRGHQKSKGNSYDVEVVLQHVDTGNSYLCGYLKIKGLTEEYPTLTTFFEGEIISKKHPFLTRKWDADEDVDRKHWGKFLAFYQYAKSFNSDDFDYEELKSGDYVFMRWKEQFLVPDHTIKDISGASFAGFYYICFQKSAASIEGYYYHRSSEWYQSLNLTHVPEHSAPIYEFR comes from the exons ATGCCGGTTCGCACCGAGTGTCCCCCGCCGGCCGGTGCCTCGGCCGCCTCCGCCGCCTCGCTCATCCCGCCGCCGCCCATCAACACGCAGCAGCCCGGTGTGGCCACCAGCCTGCTCTACAGCGGCTCTAAGTTCCGCGGCCACCAGAAGAGCAAGGGTAACTCGTACGACGTGGAGGTGGTGCTGCAG CACGTGGACACGGGGAACTCGTACCTCTGTGGGTATCTGAAGATCAAAGGACTTACTGAG GAGTATCCAACCCTCACGACCTTCTTTGAAGGAGAAATAATCAGCAAAAAGCACCCTTTCTTAACCCGAAAGTGGGATGCAGATGAGGATGTTGACCGGAAGCACTGG GGCAAGTTTCTGGCTTTTTATCAGTATGCAAAATCGTTTAATTCAGACGACTTTGATTACGAAGAGCTGAAGAGTGGGGACTATGTCTTCATGAGGTGGAAG GAGCAGTTCCTGGTCCCGGACCACACGATCAAGGACATCAGCGGTGCTTCCTTTGCCGGCTTTTACTACATCTGCTTCCAGAAGTCAGCAGCCTCTATAGAGGGCTACTATTACCACAGGAGCTCGGAATG GTATCAGTCGCTCAATCTCACTCATGTTCCAGAACACAGCGCGCCCATCTACGAATTCCGGTGA